Proteins from one Tenrec ecaudatus isolate mTenEca1 chromosome 8, mTenEca1.hap1, whole genome shotgun sequence genomic window:
- the ABCC5 gene encoding ATP-binding cassette sub-family C member 5 isoform X2, which translates to MKDIDIGKEYIIPSPGYRNVNSSSCPAAQPPAELAESKYRRSRPLEYQDALETAARAEGLSLDVSTHSHLRILDEDHPKGKYHHGLSALKPIRTTSKHQHPVDNAGLFSCMTFSWLSSLARVAHKKGELLMEDVWPLSKYESSEVNCRRLERLWQEELKEVGPDAASLRRVVWIFCRTRLILSIVCLMITQLAGFSGPNFQDGCILRSE; encoded by the exons ATGAAGGACATTGACATAGGGAAAGAGTATATCATCCCTAGCCCTGGGTACCGGAACGTCAACTCCAGCAGCTGCCCTGCCGCACAGCCGCCCGCAGAACTCGCGGAATCCAAGTACAGGAGAAGCCGCCCG TTGGAATACCAGGATGCCTTGGAGACCGCGGCCCGAGCTGAGGGCCTCTCCCTGGATGTCTCCACACACTCTCATCTGAGAATCCTGGACGAGGACCATCCCAAGGGAAAGTACCATCACGGCCTGAGTGCGCTGAAGCCCATCCGGACCACTTCCAA GCACCAGCACCCTGTGGACAATGCTGGGCTCTTCTCCTGTATGACCTTCTCCTGGCTCTCTTCGCTGGCCCGTGTGGCCCACAAGAAGGGGGAGCTCCTGATGGAGGATGTGTGGCCTCTGTCCAAGTACGAGTCTTCCGAGGTGAACTGCAGAAG ACTAGAGAGACTGTGGCAAGAAGAGCTGAAGGAAGTTGGGCCAGACGCTGCTTCCCTCCGAAGGGTTGTGTGGATCTTCTGTCGCACCAGGCTCATCCTGTCCATCGTGTGCCTGATGATCACGCAGCTGGCTGGCTTCAGTGGACCA